The region CAGCCACCTCCAGCCTCAGCTCTGATGTCTTGCCTTCTCAAACGGATTCACAGAAGATTCTCCATTCTCTCCCACCTCTAGGACTTTGCCCCTGATGGGGCTGCTCCCCGCAAATCCTTTCATTCCCTCATCCAACCTGGAAAAGTTGAACCCATCCATCTAAGTCCAGCCAAATCTAGAGGTGTCAGGGCTTTGTCGGGGAGAGAAGGACATGGTTTTCTGAACATCTCATGTGTCAAAGGGACATGTGGAAAGGGGAGCTGTCCGCATCTTACAGAGACTAAAACAGACTCAGAGATAGCCCTGGGTCACGCAGGATCTGAGCCAGGCCACCGACTACTTCTGTGAAGCCCCTATTCTGCCTGGAAcacttgctccctctcccccatcctgGGCCACCAGAAACTCAGTTTGCAGGTCACGAAGGAGGAAACTTGTCTCATATTCAGGAACTCACTTAATTCTTATCCCAACTCTGCGAGGTGGGGGctgttattatctccattttacagatgagaaaacggaggcccTGAGGTAAATCGactggcccaagatcacacagcctaCAAGAGGTGGTGCAGGGATTGGAAACCCAgccatctggctccagagtcttgCAGGCAGATGTGAATCACTCACCCATGTTCGGCCCACTGGTGCCCGGCAGCTGGCTGGCCCACAAACACATTCTCATAGTCGGGGGTGGAGGGTCTGGGCACGGCAGCTGCTGGGGGCTTAGGGCTGAGGCCCCGGCTACTGTATCTTGGCTGCTTGCCAGAGCCAGACCGATAACCATCCTGAGCAGCCCCTGTTTTGTCCAGGTCCCGGTTACTGACCCTCCGGCGTGCCCGGAGTCTCCAGGCCAGCCCTAGGCCAGCAATGGTGAGCCCCAGGAGCAGGCTTCCACTGGCCACCAGTGCCCCGATGGTCATCAAGGACAGGCCACGGGAGCAGCCAGCCTCCAGGAAGGCGGAGACATTGTGCCAGGCACCGGTAGCTCTGTCTCGGCACTTGAGAGGTGGCTGGCCGGAGCAGTTGTCCTCTCGGACCTGGTGCCAGGATTCCAGGACACAGTTGCAGTCAGCCTTCAGGTCAAGTTTACAGCTCACGGCCAACTCCTTGGCCACCTGGGTCAGTGGGTTGTTTGTCACATCTAGGTCCTCCAGCTTTCCCAGGAGTTTAAAGAAGAGCAATGGTAGCTCTTGAAGACTATTCCCAGACAGGTTAAGGTAGAGCAGGTTCCTGGCCTGCAGAGACTGGTTCTGGGGCAGTCTGAGGCCTTGGCCACTGAAATTCAGGCATATGGCTGTGAATTCTGTGTTCCAGTCCACGATCCCGGAGGACACGTTGCAGGAAAAGACTTGGCTGTCTGGATACTGCAGCAGCAGCGGCAACAACAGCATCCACGCCAGGGAGCCCCCCATTCAAGCAACCTAGGCAGAGACACCAGAATCTAAGCCCGACTTTAGCCTGTGATCACCTCACCCTCACTGCTTGTGttgtattatcattatcattatcattattattatatcatcATTATCTCAGAGTGGCCCAGGCCGCTTCTGAAATGGTAAAGCGCAGGCCTTCGCTTGCCGCCCCTCTGGATGGCTCTGGCTtctggcctcagtctccccctctGGGGAATGGGAAGTAAGTAATCCGGGTGCCTGACGGTCCTGGAAGGCGAGGAGAAGACCCGGCCCAGTCagccctccccttctcccagtgGAGCCCCTTCGGGTTAAGTCGCCCAATTCTCCCCAacaccaaccccaccccccccaccacgaATATTTCAGGCGCCCTCACTGGCCAAGATAGGACCATATGCAAAATAAGCGGTTGCCCCGGAAACGGCCTGGCCCAGGCCCAGCTAATTGTTTCTCGCAGAACTGCGGGGTGCTGAGAGTCTCGGGCTGGGGTTGGATGGGGCTGCTGTAAGGAACCCCTTCCAGTCTGGCTTGAGGCCCCTTCCCGGACCCAAGTTCTAGCGCCTCGGTCCTATCTTTCTGGTCCCACCATCACGCTTTTGCCTCGGCAGGGTGGAAGGTTCTGGCGCGGGAGGGGCTGCGTGGTGGCTCACCTGGACGTGGGGGCCGAAGTGGTCAGCACCCTCCGCGGATCCGCTGTGGTCCGGGGCGCTCCTCAGGATCTGCACCCAGCGACTCAGGGGAAGAGGAACTGGTGTCCGGGTGTAATGCTGAGGGGAAGAAATAAGACACAGAGACCCGCCCCCCTGCGAGGCCTCAGGCCCAGGATTCTCACGGGAGGGGGAGGAGCGACCTGCTTCTCTTTTGCTGGAACCCAGTGACAACATGTCCCCCATTAATACCCTAACCGACCAACTGCTACCTCATCAACTCGCTTCCTGGCGTCAGCTCACTTGATTGCCCAACCCatgtgttcatttgttcattcaacaatcACCCATGCTGAACTTCCAAAAGGCCTCAGTAtggccaggttctggtgaagCACCCAGTCTTCGGAGAGGACAGAGCTGGACACAGACAGACCCAGTCCAGTGGAGTCAGGTCAGGTcacagagagggacagaatcctggaaggcttcctggaggaggaagcatTAGAATTGGGGCTTCCACACATGAGTAGGGTTTTGCCAAGGATTCCTAAAGCCTGCCTTTGACTCTCCAACCTGCTGGCCTTCCCCACAGACTCAGAGCTCGTGCTCGGGTACAGCGATGCCTCCATGCTGCAAGGGGCTGTGAGGAGGGTTCCCTGGGGAAGGAGTCGTTGAGTCTGGGGCTTGGAGGATGAGTCACAGTAGCTGGCAGAAACAAATGCGTGGCAGATTCCAGGCAGAAGTCACAATAGGGGCAGATGCCCTGCAGGTTGAGAAAGCATGGCTGGCTTGGACAGTGTGTTTAGGAGTGGAGGGGTTGGAGTGGACAGGCTGAGAGGAGAAACTGGTGgtgtgggcagggggtgggcagtgCTGGCCTCAGACACCAGGATGAGGGGTGGGACATTATTCTCAGGGCCATGGGGAGCCAAGGAAGATGTGTGAGCAGTGGAGGGGTACTGTGTTAAAAGATTCCTCCAGACTGAGCCTGGTGTCTGGAGATGGGGAacctggggaggagggcagagttccagaggaggaggggggcctGAGTCAGACCCAAAGGGTAGTAACAAAAGTAGATTAAGAAGGAGATTAAGGGCTAGAGGAGTGTCTCAGCCTCaccggggtcctggcatcaggCAGACCAGGTTCCAAATCCATTCCAGACACTGACTCACGGTGCAACcttaaccactctgtgcctcagtttctacatctgtaaaatgggataaatgctaagagccttctttttttttttttttaaagatttttatttatttgacagagagatagagagcgagcacaagtaggcagagcagcaggcagagggagagggagaagcaggctctctgctgagcacagagctcgatgggggcctcaatcccaggaccctgggaacatgacctgagcccaagacagccgcttaacagactgagaaacccaggcgcccctaagagcCTTCTCCTTGACTGTGGGAAGCTGAAATTCACTCGCCCATGCTTTCCCCTCTCCTCAAACTCTGCCCCTTTCCATCTAGGAACTCAGAGGAATTgaccaaaggttttgaactgagACTTTATAGAAAGTTGCAAGTTGTTGCTTCAACACACCCAAAGGTACTCCCTCCtcacagaaaaattgcaaatcaCAACTCTGAGGTACCGTGTGTTTTCCTCTATCAGACTGGTAAAACTTCAAAAGTGTGATAATGTCCGGTGCTTGCAGGGCTGTGGGGACACTGTGGCGCTGTCCCAGGGGAAGGCACACTGACACAGGCCACCAGAGTAACAAACACTTGTGCTTGCTGACCCAGCCGCCCACTTTTGGGATGCCCCTGAATAATTCACATTTACAAAATGAGAAGGGCAGCAGGGGCATGAACTAACTCGTGAGTGGATACACAAAATGCGGTGCATCCATACAgcgcaatattactcagccataaaaaggaacgaagcCCTCACACACGCTACatcatggatgaactttgaaaacatgatgctgagtgagagaagccagacacaaaagaccacatagcCTGTGATTCCATTGATAGGAaacgtccagaacaggcaaatccatggagacagaaaggagactggtggttgccaggggccgaGGGGGAGGGCCTGCTCATGGGCACAGGGTTTCCATTTGGGACagtggaaatgttctggaactagatgtTGGTGGTGCTTGCAAAACACTAGaaatgtactaaaaaaaaaaaaacctgaattgTTCActataaaatggctaaaatggtaaattttatataagtGTATTTtgatccatttaaaaaaagagggaaggcaagaagatggcagagctgagacGCTTCACTGCAATGTTGTTATACGGGGTGGAAAAAAGGAAGCAACCTAAAGGGTTGGTTAGATGAATAACAGTTCATCcatcctgggggcgggggtggctcagagtcataaaaacaaaatgatagagGTTTGTGAACCAATAAGGAAAGACTCATTCATCTTTTCCACAAAGCTTTATAAAGCACCtacgatgtgccaggcactggtctaGGAGCTGTGCATACAGccctgaacaaaacagacaaaatccctgtCCCCATGGGCTTCTTGTAGCAGTTGGAGAGACCGGCGACATGCAGGATCTACCGGGAAAATATGAGACGggtggaagaagcagaggaaaataaaatcgAGAAGCAAGCAGGGAAGGtggcaactctttttttttttttaaagattttatttatttaggggcgcctgggtggctcagtccttaagcgtctgccttcggcttaggtcgtgatcccagggtcctgggatcgagccccacatcgggctccctgctccgcggcgaagcctacttctccctctcttactcctcctgcttgtgttccctctcttgctgtgtctctctctgtcatataaataaataaaatctttaaaaaaattatttatttaggggcgcctgggtagctcagtcggttaaacacctgccctcagctcaggtcatgattccagggtcctgggattgagccccggtcaatctgcttcttcctccctctgtgctcttctctccgataaataaaatcttaaaaaaaaaaaaaaaaaaaagatcaaaaaataaactcctagatttctgtttttttttttaagatttatttatttatttatttgacagagagacacagcgagagcaggaacacaagcagggggagtgggagagggagaagcaggcttcccgcggagcaaggagcccgatgtggggctcgatcccaggaccctgggatcatgacctgagccgaaggcagccgcttaaccgactgagccacccaggcgccctaaactccTAGATTTCAATTGGCTAAAGAAACTTTGGGTGAAACATGAAAAACGAAAATTCACGGTTACCTCTTAGCATGAGGCAGATGGGAGGGAGAACCTCCCCACGTAGGTTTTTCAGTGAAAACATGGGCCTCAGCCAACAAGCACACATAAAGACGGGCCTTCGGCATAAGAGGGGCAGCTGGCCTCAGGCCCAGGTGTGGGTGGATGTCCCCCATGCCCCACACCCTGGGAGGAGTCGGAAGCGTCCAGCACGAAGCCCTCTCTTAGAAtaggaggaaatgaggaaatgaggaagTATGTGTGGGGCGGAGGGAGGCAGGCTTGGGGCCTGGGGTAGTGGGGTCTGCAGGTCTCCAGGACCTGTGGGACCTGGAGTCTAGACCATTTAGTGGGGTCTGGAGTTTGGGAGGCCTAGGTCCTGGGGTTTGGGGGTCTAGAAATTCCCAGCATGTGAGGAGGtcctgggttcttttttttttttttttttaagattttatttatttatttgacagagagcgagagagggaacacaagcagggggagtgggagagggagaagcaggcctcccgcggagcagggagcccgatgcggggctcgatcccaggatcccgggatcacgacctgagccgaaggcagacgcctaacgactgagacacccaggcgcccaaggtccTGGGTTCTGGAGCATGCCAGGGGTCTGatgggcctggagcctgggggACCTGGGGT is a window of Zalophus californianus isolate mZalCal1 chromosome 1, mZalCal1.pri.v2, whole genome shotgun sequence DNA encoding:
- the LRRC25 gene encoding leucine-rich repeat-containing protein 25; its protein translation is MGGSLAWMLLLPLLLQYPDSQVFSCNVSSGIVDWNTEFTAICLNFSGQGLRLPQNQSLQARNLLYLNLSGNSLQELPLLFFKLLGKLEDLDVTNNPLTQVAKELAVSCKLDLKADCNCVLESWHQVREDNCSGQPPLKCRDRATGAWHNVSAFLEAGCSRGLSLMTIGALVASGSLLLGLTIAGLGLAWRLRARRRVSNRDLDKTGAAQDGYRSGSGKQPRYSSRGLSPKPPAAAVPRPSTPDYENVFVGQPAAGHQWAEHGAHPSEDNDFYMNYEGPDHASQPVYCNLRSMHQTPLDEEEYVIPGR